The proteins below are encoded in one region of Accipiter gentilis chromosome 12, bAccGen1.1, whole genome shotgun sequence:
- the RCHY1 gene encoding RING finger and CHY zinc finger domain-containing protein 1 isoform X1, whose protein sequence is MAAGGEEEGCEHYRRGCLLKAPCCGKLYACRLCHDGAEGHRLDRFRVTEVQCTRCRLLQKAQQRCEGCHSLFGEYYCGICHLFDRDKKQYHCTECGICRIGPKEDFFHCSKCNLCLSLSLRGKHKCIENVSRQDCPICLEDIHTSRVGAHVLPCGHLLHRTCYEDMLKEGYRCPLCMHSALDMTRYWRQLDDEVAQTPMPTEYQNMMVEILCNDCNARSTVQFHLLGMKCKNCESYNTAQDGRCRLPLEEQ, encoded by the exons atggcggcgggcggggaggaggagggctgcgaGCATTACCGGCGGGGCTGCCTGCTGAAG GCGCCGTGCTGCGGGAAGCTGTACGCCTGCCGGCTGTGCCACGACGGCGCGGAGGGGCACCGGCTGGACCGGTTCCGCGTGACCGAGGTGCAGTGCACCCGCTGCCGCCTTCTGCAGAAG GCCCAGCAGCGCTGCGAGGGTTGCCACAGCCTCTTCGGCGAGTATTACTGCGGGATCTGCCACCTCTTCGACCGCGACAAGAAGCAGTACCACTGCACCGAGTGCGGTATCTGCAG GATTGGTCCGAAAGAGGATTTTTTCCACTGTTCGAAATGCAACTTGTGCCTAAGCTTGAGTCTGCGAGGAAAGCACAAG TGCATTGAAAATGTCTCCAGGCAGGACTGTCCAATATGTTTGGAG GATATTCATACTTCTCGTGTTGGAGCTCATGTTCTGCCCTGCGGTCACCTCCTTCACAG aacatgTTACGAGGACATGCTAAAGGA aGGTTACAGGTGTCCTTTGTGCATGCACTCGGCTTTAGACATGACAAGGTACTGGCGTCAGCTGGATGACGAAGTAGCACAGACTCCTATGCCCACAGAGTATCAGAACATGATGGTGGAG ATCCTTTGCAATGACTGCAATGCCCGGTCTACAGTGCAGTTCCATCTCCTAGGCATGAAGTGCAAAAACTGTGAATCGTACAATACTGCCCAAGATGGAAGATGCAGACTGCCTTTGGAGGAGCAGTGA
- the RCHY1 gene encoding RING finger and CHY zinc finger domain-containing protein 1 isoform X2, which yields MAAGGEEEGCEHYRRGCLLKAPCCGKLYACRLCHDGAEGHRLDRFRVTEVQCTRCRLLQKAQQRCEGCHSLFGEYYCGICHLFDRDKKQYHCTECGICRIGPKEDFFHCSKCNLCLSLSLRGKHKCIENVSRQDCPICLEDIHTSRVGAHVLPCGHLLHRTCYEDMLKEGYRCPLCMHSALDMTRYWRQLDDEVAQTPMPTEYQNMMVEA from the exons atggcggcgggcggggaggaggagggctgcgaGCATTACCGGCGGGGCTGCCTGCTGAAG GCGCCGTGCTGCGGGAAGCTGTACGCCTGCCGGCTGTGCCACGACGGCGCGGAGGGGCACCGGCTGGACCGGTTCCGCGTGACCGAGGTGCAGTGCACCCGCTGCCGCCTTCTGCAGAAG GCCCAGCAGCGCTGCGAGGGTTGCCACAGCCTCTTCGGCGAGTATTACTGCGGGATCTGCCACCTCTTCGACCGCGACAAGAAGCAGTACCACTGCACCGAGTGCGGTATCTGCAG GATTGGTCCGAAAGAGGATTTTTTCCACTGTTCGAAATGCAACTTGTGCCTAAGCTTGAGTCTGCGAGGAAAGCACAAG TGCATTGAAAATGTCTCCAGGCAGGACTGTCCAATATGTTTGGAG GATATTCATACTTCTCGTGTTGGAGCTCATGTTCTGCCCTGCGGTCACCTCCTTCACAG aacatgTTACGAGGACATGCTAAAGGA aGGTTACAGGTGTCCTTTGTGCATGCACTCGGCTTTAGACATGACAAGGTACTGGCGTCAGCTGGATGACGAAGTAGCACAGACTCCTATGCCCACAGAGTATCAGAACATGATGGTGGAG GCATGA